The Vannielia litorea genome segment CTCCTCGCGCCCCGCCATCGCATCGATCCCGTTGCTGACGAGGTTCAACACCACCTGCTGCAAGCGCACCTCCCCGCCCCGGACCATGACCGGCGCTTCCGGAGCGGCCCAATCGAGCGCCACGCCCGCCTGCACCATCCGTCCCTCCACCAGTTCCAGCACCGTTTCCACCACCGCGCCCAAATCGACCCGGCCAATCGGCTCGCTCTCCTGCCGGGCAAAGGCCCGCAGATTGCGGATGATCCGCCCCATCCGCCGGGCGAGGTCGCCGATCCGGCCAAGGTTCTGCGCCGCCTTCTCTGGACTGCCCCGGTCCAGAAAGCTCTCGGCATTCTCCGCAAACGAGCGGATCGCCATCAGCGGCTGGTTCAGCTCATGGCTCAGCCCCGCACTCATCTGCCCCAAGGCACTCAGTTTGCCCGCCTGCACCAGCTCCGCCTGCGCGCGGCGCAGCGCCGCCTCGGCCTCCTTGCGCTCATGCACCTCCGCCTTCAGCCGCAAGTTCGCCGCCTGAAGCGCCTCGGTGCGCTTCTCCACCCGCGCTTCGAGCACCGCATTGGCCCGCGCCTCCACGCCCAGCCGCTCCGCCAGCGCCCGCCGCCGCTCCGACAGCAAGAACAGGAAGGCCCCGAACCCGAGGCACAGCGCCGCCACCGCCGCCGTCGCCAAGGCCCCCAGCCGCAACGCAGGTGCCAGCGAGATCAGCGCCTCGCCCCGCATCCCGATCACCGGCAACTCCTGCACCAGATGCAAGGCCGCGCGCGGAATATACGGCCCGCCATCGACCCACCACAGGTCGCGCCCCCCCGCCTGCCACGGGCGGTAGCCGATGAACGGCTTCAACGCCGCGCCCGCATGTACCCCCTCGCCCGCCGCTCCGTCCCGGCTCATCATCAGCAGTTCGGTTCGGTTCGCCACGAACACCACGCCGTCGCTGTCGGTAAAGAACACCGGCACCGGGTCGCCCGCCCAGTCCAGCTCGATGAGCCGCAGGTCCGCCTGCACCACCACGATCCCCATCACCGGCCCGTCCGGCGCGAAGATCGGCGCGGCAAAGGAGTAGAGCCGCCGCCCACTCTCCTCCGCCACCCGGTGGCTGCTCCCCAGCGCCCCCTGCCGGGCCCGCACGATCTCGGGGCCGGTCAGCTGCGCCGGGGCGGTCTCGCCGGTAAAGGCCAGCATCCGCCCGTCCTCGTCGGTCAAAAAGATCGCCGCGCTGCCGGTCATATCCGCATGGCGCACCAACAGGCTCGACACCCAGTCAGACGGGCCACGTCCCGCCACCTGCGCCTGCGGCTCGGGCCGGTCGGCCAGTGCCACCGCCAGCTCGGCATAGCTCTGAAGCTGTGTCGTGAGCCGCTGCGAGGTAAGCCGCAAATCGCTCTGCCCGCGCCGCTCCACCTCGTCCAGCGCCGACACAAAAGCCCCCCAGCCCGCCGCCACGCTGATCAGCGCCGCCGCGGCGAGGTAGAGTAGGATAACGAGCCACCGTCGCGTCATGCCTCTTCCTAGACAATCCGATGCGCATCTGAAAGCGTCGCCGCCATGCAGGCGCTCTCCCAATCCCCGACCGACCCGGCTTTCGTGCAAGACCCCTACCCGTTTTATCACCGCGCCCGCGCCGCCGGAGACCTGTTTCTGTGGGAGGATTATGGCCAACTCGCCGCCGCAGGCTACGCCCAGGTCAAACGCCTGCTGAAAGACCGTCGCCTCGGTCGCGAGATGCCCGCCGGTCTCGCGCCGCCCGTGCCCGAACGGCTGCAACCCTTCTACGATGTCGAGGCCCACTCGATGCTCGAGCTGGACCCGCCCCGCCACACCCGCCTGCGCGGGCTGGTGCTGCGGGCCTTCACCTCCGCCACCGTCGAGGCGCAGCGCCCGGCAATCGAGGCACTCTGCACCGATCTCATCGCCCGCTTCCCCTCTGGTCCCTTCGACCTGCTCGAGGCCTTCTGCCGCCCGCTCCCGGTGATCACCATCGCCACCCTGCTCGGCGTCGATACGGCCCGCGCGCCCGATCTTCTGGCCTGGTCCAACGCCATGGTCGGCATGTATCAGGCGGGCCGCACCCGCGCGATGGAAGAGGCCGCCATCGCCGCCACGCAGGCCTTCACCGCCTTCCTCGCCGAGGAGATCACCCGCCGCCGCGCCAGCCCTTCCGATGATCTCATCTCCCAGCTCATCGCCGCCGAGGCCGAGGGCGAGAAACTCACTGCAAACGAGCTGACCTCCACCGTCATCCTGTTGCTGAACGCCGGGCACGAGGCCACCGTTCACTCCCTCGGTAACGGGGTAAAACTCATTTGCGAACATGAGCTTGCAGCCCATGCTTCATCCGCCGAGAACGCCCCGCTGCTGACCGAAGAGATCCTCCGTCACGCCCCGCCGCTGCACATCTTCGAGCGCATCGCCCGCGAGGATTTCGAGATCTACGGGCATCACCTCAAACGCGGCCAGCGCATCTCCTGCCTGCTCGCCGGAGCCAATCGCGACCCCGATGCCTACCCCGACCCCGACAGCTTCAACCCCACCCGCCGCGGCCCCTCCAACATGGCCTTCGGCGCCGGGCTGCACTTCTGCGTCGGCGCGCCGCTCGCCCGGCTCGAGTTGCAAATCGCCCTGCCAGCCCTCTTCACCGCCTGCCCCGGCCTCTCGCTCGCCGAGCTGCCGCTCTACGCCCCCGTCTACCACTTCCACGGGCTGGAAAAACTGATCGTCACCGCCTAACCTCCTGACCATTCATTCAGGAGTTTCTCATGCGGTTCGCCCTTCTTTTCCTCGCCCTTTCCCTCTCTCCGGCCACCGCGCAGGAGCGCGTGCTCACCCCCGAGCGGGCCTCGGGCTACGATGGCATCATCAGCCAATGCGTCACCCTCACCCGCGAGAGCTTCGCCAATGACATGTGCGCACCGCTGGCCACCTCGGTCGCCGGAATGGCCTCCAAAGCGGGTCTCAAGCACCGCCACCTCGGCCTGACTGAATGGGGCTTCGGCACCGATGTGTTTCCACCCACGCCCGACGACCTCGACTTCATCGCGCCGCTCAACCTGACCTTCTACATCCGCGCCACCGCAGGGCCGAACAGCGGCATGATCTGGGCCTCGCTCTACCGCGAAGTGCCCGAAGGGCGGCTGGTGCTCTGGGAGGATTCCGGCATCGGCGCAGGCGAGCAAAGCGTCATCCGCGACGGCCTCTCCACCGGCCTAGCCCGCAAGCTCGAACCGGTCTTCGACGCGCTCGCCGAGGCAAATTAACTTACCCGCCCAACCACTTCACTTCATTGCTAAATCAAAGCAGGCACCCGCAGGCCGGAACGCGCTCCAACTCCCGGCTCACTCCCCACCAACAGGCAACGCCGTGGTGCTCTTGATCTCCTCCATCGAGAGCAGCGCCGTCACGTTGTGGATCTTCACCTCCGAGATCAGCGCCTGGTAGAATTCGTCGTAGGCCCGCGCGTTCGTCACCTGCACCTTCAGGATGTAATCGATATCCCCCGCCAGCCGGTGCGCCTCCAGCACCTCGGGCCTCGCCCGGAGCGCTTTGAGGAACTTCTGCTGCCAGTCCGCCTCGTGCTCTGAGGTGCGGATCAGCACGAAAAAACAGGCCTCCAGCCCCAGCGCCTCGGCGTTCAGCAGCACGGTGTTCTGCCGGATCACCCCGGCCTCCCGCATCTTGCGCACCCGATTCCAAACCGGCGTCTTCGAACTGCCCACTTTCTTGGCAATTTCGTCCAAGGATTGCGCAGCGTCAGCTTGCAGTTCCGCAAGGATTTTCCGGTCGATCTTGTCCAA includes the following:
- a CDS encoding ATP-binding protein, with protein sequence MTRRWLVILLYLAAAALISVAAGWGAFVSALDEVERRGQSDLRLTSQRLTTQLQSYAELAVALADRPEPQAQVAGRGPSDWVSSLLVRHADMTGSAAIFLTDEDGRMLAFTGETAPAQLTGPEIVRARQGALGSSHRVAEESGRRLYSFAAPIFAPDGPVMGIVVVQADLRLIELDWAGDPVPVFFTDSDGVVFVANRTELLMMSRDGAAGEGVHAGAALKPFIGYRPWQAGGRDLWWVDGGPYIPRAALHLVQELPVIGMRGEALISLAPALRLGALATAAVAALCLGFGAFLFLLSERRRALAERLGVEARANAVLEARVEKRTEALQAANLRLKAEVHERKEAEAALRRAQAELVQAGKLSALGQMSAGLSHELNQPLMAIRSFAENAESFLDRGSPEKAAQNLGRIGDLARRMGRIIRNLRAFARQESEPIGRVDLGAVVETVLELVEGRMVQAGVALDWAAPEAPVMVRGGEVRLQQVVLNLVSNGIDAMAGREEAELGIAIEPGAPVRLRVRDSGAGIAEPDKIFDPFYSTKEVGASEGMGLGLSISYGLVQSFGGNIRGENRPGGGAEFTVELQPAGLEVAA
- a CDS encoding Lrp/AsnC family transcriptional regulator, whose product is MSVRLDKIDRKILAELQADAAQSLDEIAKKVGSSKTPVWNRVRKMREAGVIRQNTVLLNAEALGLEACFFVLIRTSEHEADWQQKFLKALRARPEVLEAHRLAGDIDYILKVQVTNARAYDEFYQALISEVKIHNVTALLSMEEIKSTTALPVGGE
- a CDS encoding cytochrome P450 translates to MQALSQSPTDPAFVQDPYPFYHRARAAGDLFLWEDYGQLAAAGYAQVKRLLKDRRLGREMPAGLAPPVPERLQPFYDVEAHSMLELDPPRHTRLRGLVLRAFTSATVEAQRPAIEALCTDLIARFPSGPFDLLEAFCRPLPVITIATLLGVDTARAPDLLAWSNAMVGMYQAGRTRAMEEAAIAATQAFTAFLAEEITRRRASPSDDLISQLIAAEAEGEKLTANELTSTVILLLNAGHEATVHSLGNGVKLICEHELAAHASSAENAPLLTEEILRHAPPLHIFERIAREDFEIYGHHLKRGQRISCLLAGANRDPDAYPDPDSFNPTRRGPSNMAFGAGLHFCVGAPLARLELQIALPALFTACPGLSLAELPLYAPVYHFHGLEKLIVTA